From Hippoglossus stenolepis isolate QCI-W04-F060 chromosome 19, HSTE1.2, whole genome shotgun sequence, the proteins below share one genomic window:
- the stk17a gene encoding serine/threonine-protein kinase 17A, which translates to MIPECPRAGDSRSRGRFVYSPAAEPSPSRGASGLLTEIRTSINNQPFTDHYTIIPGKELGRGKFAVVRKCVEKCSGHEYAAKFMRKRRKGQDCRMEIIHEIAVLELATVNHRVVNLHQVYEMASEMVLVLEFAAGGEIFNQCVSEDEAFSEEDVKRLMRQILEGVTFLHQNNIVHLDLKPQNILLTSSSPLGDIKIVDFGLSRMVCSHQELREIMGTPEYVAPEILNYEPISTATDMWSIGVLAYVMLTGISPFLGEDKQETFLNISQLNVSYMEEELQQLDQAALSFIQMLLLKQPQDRATAEQCLTHPWLQHSKTQETQTAEEILPMKEQEVSSATSTPETPSCLTTAVNEEEEEERPVTEELIVVAAYTLGQCRQSSTSEKEALAAEQKAISKRFKFEEPFSALQEVPGEFIY; encoded by the exons ATGATCCCCGAATGTCCCCGCGCCGGGGACTCGAGGAGCCGGGGCCGCTTCGTGTACAGCCCGGCGGCCGAACCGAGCCCGAGCCGCGGCGCCAGCGGCTTGCTGACGGAGATCCGGACCAGCATCAACAACCAGCCGTTCACCGACCACTACACCATCATCCCCGGCAAAGAGCTCGGAAG GGGGAAGTTTGCCGTGGTCAGAAAGTGTGTGGAGAAATGCTCGGGCCATGAGTACGCTGCAAAGTTCATGAGGAAGAGACGGAAAGGCCAGGACTGCCGGATGGAGATCATCCATGAGATTGCAGTGCTCGAGTTGGCCACAGTTAATCACCGGGTGGTCAACCTCCACCAGGTCTACGAGATGGCTTCTGAGATGGTGCTGGTCCTGGAGTT TGCGGCTGGAGGCGAGATCTTCAACCAGTGTGTGTCAGAGGACGAGGCCTTCAGCGAGGAGGACGTGAAGAGGCTCATGAGGCAAATCCTGGAGGGAGTCACCTTCCTCCATCAGAACAACATAGTCCACCTCGACCTGAAG CCTCAGAACATCCTGCTGACCAGCAGCTCTCCTCTGGGTGACATTAAGATCGTGGACTTTGGCCTGTCCAGGATGGTCTGCAGCCACCAGGAGCTCCGGGAGATCATGGGGACCCCGGAGTATGTTG ctCCGGAGATCCTAAATTATGAGCCTATAAGCACAGCAACAGATATGTG GAGTATTGGTGTTTTGGCCTATGTGATGCTGACGGGCATCTCACCATTCCTGGGCGAGGACAAGCAGGAGACGTTTCTCAACATCTCCCAGCTCAATGTGAGCtacatggaggaggagctgcagcagctggaccAGGCTGCACTGTCCTTCATCCAGATGCTGCTCCTCAAACAGCCACA ggaTCGGGCCACAGCGGAGCAGTGTCTCACACACCCCTGGCTTCAGCACTCAAAGACTCAGGAAACCCAGACGGCAGAGGAGATCCTCCCAatgaaggagcaggaggtgtCCAGCGCCACCAGTACTCCTGAAACTCCCAGCTGCCTGACTACAGCTgtgaatgaggaggaggaggaagaacggCCAGTGACAGAGGAGCTGATCGTCGTGGCTGCCTACACTCTGGGTCAGTGTCGCCAGTCCTCCACCTCAGAGAAGGAGGCTCTGGCCGCTGAGCAGAAGGCCATCTCCAAACGCTTCAAGTTTGAGGAGCCCTTCAGTGCCCTGCAGGAGGTCCCAGGGGAGTTCATCTACTGA